The following are encoded together in the Budorcas taxicolor isolate Tak-1 chromosome 4, Takin1.1, whole genome shotgun sequence genome:
- the WDR91 gene encoding WD repeat-containing protein 91 isoform X2, whose amino-acid sequence MQVYDLAALRDYWNYLERRLFSRLEDVYRPTINKLKTSLFRFYLVYTIQTNRSDKAQEFFAKQASELQNQAEWKDWFVLPFLPSPDTNPTFATYFSRQWADTFIVSLHNFLSVLFQCMPVPVILNFDAECQRTNQVQEENEVLRQKLFALQAEIHRLKKEEQQPEEEEALVQHKLPPYVSNMDRLGDSELAMVCSQRNASLSQSPRVGFLSSLLPQSKKSPSRLSPAQVPPQTQSSAKKESFGSQTAKGREPAGAPKDGKSLFGGLAPGESSWSQHRQRRLQDHGKERKELLSMTLQCAEKKPEAGGPEAEPCLEPHVEALETLTRVPTAGPEGGGVRPEQPFLVLGQEEYGEHHSSIMHCRVDCSGRRVASLDVDGVIKVWSFNPIMQTKASSISKSPLLSLEWATKRDRLLLLGSGVGTVRLYDTEAKKNLCEININDDMPRVLSLACSPSGASFVCSAAASSLTAHVDVLAPDIGSRGTNQVPGRLLLWDTKTMKQQLQFSLDPEPIAINCTAFNHNGNLLVTGAADGVIRLFDMQQHECAMSWKAHCGEVYSVEFSYDENTVYSVGEDGKFIQWNIHKSGLKVSEYGLPTDATGPFVLSGYSGYKQVQVPRGRLFAFDSEGNYMLTCSATGGVIYKLGGDDKVLESCLSLGGHRAPVVTVDWSTAMDCGTCLTASMDGKIKLTTLLAHKV is encoded by the exons ATGCAGGTGTATGACCTGGCTGCTCTTCGGGATTACTGGAACTACTTGGAGCGGCGGCTCTTCAGCCGCTTGGAGGACGTGTACAGACCCACCATCAACAAGCTGAAAACCAGCCTGTTCCGCTTTTATCTCGTCTACACAATCCAG ACAAACAGAAGTGACAAGGCTCAGGAGTTCTTTGCAAAGCAGGCCTCGGAGCTCCAGAACCAGGCTGAGTGGAAGGATTGGTTTGTCCTGCCCTTCCTGCCATCTCCAGACACCAACCCCACCTTTGCCACCTACTTTTCGCGCCAGTGGGCCGACACCTTCATCGTGTCCCTACACAACTTCCTGAGTGTCCTGTTTCAGTGCATGC CAGTTCCTGTGATCCTGAACTTTGATGCGGAGTGCCAGAGGACCAACCAGGTTCAAGAAGAGAATGAAGTTCTGCGCCAGAAG CTGTTTGCACTGCAAGCCGAAATCCACCGACTGAAGAAAGAGGAGCAACAGCCAGAGGAGGAAGAGGCCTTGGTCCAGCACAAATTGCCTCCTTATGTCTCCAACATGGACCGCCTGGGGGACTCGGAGCT GGCCATGGTGTGCAGCCAGAGGAACGCCTCCCTCTCCCAGTCGCCACGCGTGGGCTTCCTGTCCTCGCTGCTGCCTCAGAGTAAGAAGAGCCCCTCAAGGTTATCACCTGCCCAGGTCCCCCCTCAGACTCAGAGCTCGGCCAAGAAGGAGTCCTTCGGCAGCCAG ACCGCCAAGGGCAGGGAGCCAGCCGGCGCGCCCAAGGACGGGAAGAGCCTCTTTGGCGGGCTGGCGCCTGGGGAGTCCAGCTGGTCGCAGCACCGGCAGCGGCGCCTGCAGGACCACGGCAAGGAACGGAAGGAGCTCCTCTCCATGACTTTGCAG TGTGCGGAGAAGAAGCCCGAAGCTGGTGGCCCAGAGGCAGAGCCCTGCCTGGAGCCCCATGTGGAGGCGCTGGAGACGCTGACGCGGGTGCCCACAGCAGGCCCTGAGGGTGGGGGGGTCCGCCCCGAGCAGCCGTTCCTCGTGCTGGGCCAGGAGGAGTACGGGGAGCACCACTCTTCCAtcatgcactgcag GGTGGACTGCTCCGGGAGAAGGGTCGCTAGCTTGGATGTGGACGGGGTCATCAAAGTGTGGTCCTTCAACCCCATCATGCAGACCAAGGCGTCCTCTATCTCCAAGTCACCACTGCTTTCTTTAGAATGGGCCACCAAGCGGGACAGGCTG CTGTTGCTGGGCAGCGGTGTGGGGACAGTGCGCCTCTACGACACGGAAGCCAAGAAGAACCTCTGTGAAATCAACATCAATGATGATATGCCCAG GGTCTTGTCTCTCGCGTGCAGCCCTAGTGGAGCCTCTTTCGTCTGCTCGGCTGCAGCTTCGAGCCTCACTGCCCACGTGGATGTGTTGGCACCAGACATCGGCAGCAGGGGCACCAACCAGGTTCCGGGCAGGCTGCTGCTCTGGGACACGAAGACCATGAAGCAGCAG CTGCAGTTCTCCCTGGATCCAGAGCCCATTGCCATCAACTGCACGGCCTTCAATCACAATGGGAACCTGCTGGTCACAGGGGCAGCTGACGGCGTCATCCGGCTGTTTG ACATGCAGCAGCATGAGTGTGCTATGAGCTGGAAGGCCCACTGCGGGGAGGTCTACTCCGTGGAGTTCAGCTACGATGAGAACACTGTGTACAGCGTCGGCGAGGACGGGAAG TTCATCCAGTGGAACATCCACAAGAGCGGCCTGAAGGTGTCCGAGTACGGCCTGCCCACCGACGCCACGGGCCCCTTCGTGCTGTCCGGTTACAGCGGCTACAAGCAGGTCCAGGTGCCCCGGGGCCGACTCTTCGCTTTCGACTCGGAGGGCAATTACATGCTGACGTGTTCTGCCACGGGGGGCGTCATCTACAAG CTGGGCGGGGACGACAAGGTTCTGGAGAGCTgcctgagcctgggcggccaccGCGCCCCTGTGGTCACCGTGGACTGGAGCACAGCCATGGACTGCGGGACCTGCCTCACTGCCTCCATGGACGGCAAGATCAAGCTGACCACCCTCCTGGCCCATAAAGTCTGA
- the WDR91 gene encoding WD repeat-containing protein 91 isoform X1: MAEAVERTDEMVREYLLFRGFTHTLRQLDAEIKADKEKGFRVDKIVDQLQQLMQVYDLAALRDYWNYLERRLFSRLEDVYRPTINKLKTSLFRFYLVYTIQTNRSDKAQEFFAKQASELQNQAEWKDWFVLPFLPSPDTNPTFATYFSRQWADTFIVSLHNFLSVLFQCMPVPVILNFDAECQRTNQVQEENEVLRQKLFALQAEIHRLKKEEQQPEEEEALVQHKLPPYVSNMDRLGDSELAMVCSQRNASLSQSPRVGFLSSLLPQSKKSPSRLSPAQVPPQTQSSAKKESFGSQTAKGREPAGAPKDGKSLFGGLAPGESSWSQHRQRRLQDHGKERKELLSMTLQCAEKKPEAGGPEAEPCLEPHVEALETLTRVPTAGPEGGGVRPEQPFLVLGQEEYGEHHSSIMHCRVDCSGRRVASLDVDGVIKVWSFNPIMQTKASSISKSPLLSLEWATKRDRLLLLGSGVGTVRLYDTEAKKNLCEININDDMPRVLSLACSPSGASFVCSAAASSLTAHVDVLAPDIGSRGTNQVPGRLLLWDTKTMKQQLQFSLDPEPIAINCTAFNHNGNLLVTGAADGVIRLFDMQQHECAMSWKAHCGEVYSVEFSYDENTVYSVGEDGKFIQWNIHKSGLKVSEYGLPTDATGPFVLSGYSGYKQVQVPRGRLFAFDSEGNYMLTCSATGGVIYKLGGDDKVLESCLSLGGHRAPVVTVDWSTAMDCGTCLTASMDGKIKLTTLLAHKV; the protein is encoded by the exons GTGGACAAGATTGTGGACCAGCTGCAGCAATTAATGCAGGTGTATGACCTGGCTGCTCTTCGGGATTACTGGAACTACTTGGAGCGGCGGCTCTTCAGCCGCTTGGAGGACGTGTACAGACCCACCATCAACAAGCTGAAAACCAGCCTGTTCCGCTTTTATCTCGTCTACACAATCCAG ACAAACAGAAGTGACAAGGCTCAGGAGTTCTTTGCAAAGCAGGCCTCGGAGCTCCAGAACCAGGCTGAGTGGAAGGATTGGTTTGTCCTGCCCTTCCTGCCATCTCCAGACACCAACCCCACCTTTGCCACCTACTTTTCGCGCCAGTGGGCCGACACCTTCATCGTGTCCCTACACAACTTCCTGAGTGTCCTGTTTCAGTGCATGC CAGTTCCTGTGATCCTGAACTTTGATGCGGAGTGCCAGAGGACCAACCAGGTTCAAGAAGAGAATGAAGTTCTGCGCCAGAAG CTGTTTGCACTGCAAGCCGAAATCCACCGACTGAAGAAAGAGGAGCAACAGCCAGAGGAGGAAGAGGCCTTGGTCCAGCACAAATTGCCTCCTTATGTCTCCAACATGGACCGCCTGGGGGACTCGGAGCT GGCCATGGTGTGCAGCCAGAGGAACGCCTCCCTCTCCCAGTCGCCACGCGTGGGCTTCCTGTCCTCGCTGCTGCCTCAGAGTAAGAAGAGCCCCTCAAGGTTATCACCTGCCCAGGTCCCCCCTCAGACTCAGAGCTCGGCCAAGAAGGAGTCCTTCGGCAGCCAG ACCGCCAAGGGCAGGGAGCCAGCCGGCGCGCCCAAGGACGGGAAGAGCCTCTTTGGCGGGCTGGCGCCTGGGGAGTCCAGCTGGTCGCAGCACCGGCAGCGGCGCCTGCAGGACCACGGCAAGGAACGGAAGGAGCTCCTCTCCATGACTTTGCAG TGTGCGGAGAAGAAGCCCGAAGCTGGTGGCCCAGAGGCAGAGCCCTGCCTGGAGCCCCATGTGGAGGCGCTGGAGACGCTGACGCGGGTGCCCACAGCAGGCCCTGAGGGTGGGGGGGTCCGCCCCGAGCAGCCGTTCCTCGTGCTGGGCCAGGAGGAGTACGGGGAGCACCACTCTTCCAtcatgcactgcag GGTGGACTGCTCCGGGAGAAGGGTCGCTAGCTTGGATGTGGACGGGGTCATCAAAGTGTGGTCCTTCAACCCCATCATGCAGACCAAGGCGTCCTCTATCTCCAAGTCACCACTGCTTTCTTTAGAATGGGCCACCAAGCGGGACAGGCTG CTGTTGCTGGGCAGCGGTGTGGGGACAGTGCGCCTCTACGACACGGAAGCCAAGAAGAACCTCTGTGAAATCAACATCAATGATGATATGCCCAG GGTCTTGTCTCTCGCGTGCAGCCCTAGTGGAGCCTCTTTCGTCTGCTCGGCTGCAGCTTCGAGCCTCACTGCCCACGTGGATGTGTTGGCACCAGACATCGGCAGCAGGGGCACCAACCAGGTTCCGGGCAGGCTGCTGCTCTGGGACACGAAGACCATGAAGCAGCAG CTGCAGTTCTCCCTGGATCCAGAGCCCATTGCCATCAACTGCACGGCCTTCAATCACAATGGGAACCTGCTGGTCACAGGGGCAGCTGACGGCGTCATCCGGCTGTTTG ACATGCAGCAGCATGAGTGTGCTATGAGCTGGAAGGCCCACTGCGGGGAGGTCTACTCCGTGGAGTTCAGCTACGATGAGAACACTGTGTACAGCGTCGGCGAGGACGGGAAG TTCATCCAGTGGAACATCCACAAGAGCGGCCTGAAGGTGTCCGAGTACGGCCTGCCCACCGACGCCACGGGCCCCTTCGTGCTGTCCGGTTACAGCGGCTACAAGCAGGTCCAGGTGCCCCGGGGCCGACTCTTCGCTTTCGACTCGGAGGGCAATTACATGCTGACGTGTTCTGCCACGGGGGGCGTCATCTACAAG CTGGGCGGGGACGACAAGGTTCTGGAGAGCTgcctgagcctgggcggccaccGCGCCCCTGTGGTCACCGTGGACTGGAGCACAGCCATGGACTGCGGGACCTGCCTCACTGCCTCCATGGACGGCAAGATCAAGCTGACCACCCTCCTGGCCCATAAAGTCTGA